A window from Purpureocillium takamizusanense chromosome 3, complete sequence encodes these proteins:
- a CDS encoding uncharacterized protein (COG:S~EggNog:ENOG503Q0NY), which translates to MPRRHQVRMACQRCRRKRAKCDGEDPCERCTETGFECTFDHSRRESKDDLRAEIGRLRRIIERSDALLDALSSMDDASAYQMVVQGLMDGTVTRQSIFDDLPGHLKIAGAPEPSGPPRAVASSLRCDSKDTSSVGGSSTDARSTMCPRCRCALSVTSTVADSDEFSERISEHHASADAQSESNWLATPSSTAGSVLSLPSLSREEKMQRTDPWTRTGWSAAKIKDHLEVLLTWDYLPFCLLRQDIFLQDFISGDGRYCSPALVNSLLALSTRIVGEQTPYGQQQQQQQQQEGYLANTVDSGSRSSGWSDGQALFDEAEALVSGQGQPNRLPDIQALGMLALYQVSRGREAEARELAEAFAVAITELCLREPLDAEEQDGQFALVRATTYCGAISLVRILKLMTSQPSGMRAAMMVADGVALDQPPPCANGSNEPPVISVEPRTLAGEHRSQLSSLQLIPAKIFQLTEWVYTILASSPTATEDEVVLVYHQCLNWYESFFALQTDGSNSPFVLFIHMYYQFCLLSLFRPRVGKPIEGLGVHPREICLQAAQSILGLLQSYAGLFGLHRVAPLVQYFVCASASLSLAIEEAG; encoded by the exons ATGCCCCGGCGTCATCAGGTTCGCATGGCCTGCCAGCGCTGCAGGAGGAAAAGAGCCAAG TGTGACGGTGAGGACCCCTGCGAGAGGTGCACGGAGACAGGCTTCGAGTGCACTTTCGATCACTCCCGACGGGAGTCCAAGGACGACTTGCGCGCCGAGATagggcggctgcggcgtATCATCGAGCGGAGCGACGCGCTTCTCGATGCCCTATCCTCCATGGACGATGCCTCGGCGTACCAGATGGTGGTACAGGGCCTCATGGACGGCACCGTCACGCGCCAGTCCATCTTTGACGACCTTCCCGGCCACCTGAAAATCGCCGGAGCGCCTGAGCCCAGTGGTCCCCCCCGGGCTGTCGCGTCGTCTCTCCGTTGCGACTCAAAGGACACTTCTTCTGTAGGGGGCTCCAGCACCGATGCTCGGTCAACGATGTGCCCGCGCTGTCGCTGTGCGCTGTCGGTCACTTCGACGGTGGCCGATAGCGACGAATTTTCTGAGAGGATAAGCGAGCATCATGCTTCGGCCGACGCGCAGTCCGAATCTAACTGGCTCGCGACGCCGAGTTCCACTGCCGGCTCAGTTCTCTCGCTGCCGTCTCTATCTAGAGAAGAAAAGATGCAGCGGACTGACCCCTGGACGCGCACTGGCTGGTCGGCCGCGAAGATCAAGGACCACCTTGAGGTACTCCTGACGTGGGACTACCTGCCCTTCTGCCTCCTACGCCAAGATATCTTTCTACAGGATTTCATCAGCGGAGACGGGCGTTACTGCTCCCCGGCGCTCGTCAATTCACTCCTCGCCCTATCGACACGGATCGTAGGCGAGCAAACTCCTTatggacagcagcagcagcagcagcagcagcaagaaggCTACCTTGCCAATACGGTCGATAGCGGATCTCGCTCCTCTGGCTGGTCTGATGGTCAGGCCTTgttcgacgaggccgaggccctAGTCAGCGGCCAAGGGCAGCCGAACCGGCTCCCGGACATCCAAGCCTTAGGCATGCTGGCCTTATATCAAGTCAGTCGCGGTCGCGAAGCCGAGGCGAGAGAGCTTGCTGAGGCGTTCGCGGTCGCGATTACAGAGCTGTGTCTCCGAGAACCGCTCGACGCAGAAGAGCAGGACGGCCAGTTCGCACTGGTACGGGCGACGACATACTGCGGCGCCATCTCGCTTGTCCG GATACTCAAGCTCATGACATCCCAGCCTTCTGGGATGCGTGCTGCAATGATGGTTGCCGATGgtgtcgccctcgaccagccgccgccctgcgccaACGGCTCCAACGAGCCGCCCGTCATCTCGGTTGAACCAC GTACTCTAGCCGGCGAGCACAGGTCTCAGCTGAGCAGCCTGCAGCTCATCCCAGCCAAGATTTTTCAGCTCACGGAGTGGGTGTATACGATTCTTGCGTCGTCACCTACGGCCACGGAAGACGAGGTGGTGCTCGTATACCATCAGTGCCTGAACTGGTACGAGAGTTTCTTCGCGCTCCAGACGGACGGGAGCAACTCGCCGTTTGTGCTTTTTATCCA CATGTATTACCAATTCTGCTTGCTCTCCCTCTTCAGGCCCCGTGTTGGCAAGCCCATCGAGGGACTGGGTGTGCATCCGCGCGAGATTTGTCTCCAGGCTGCGCAGTCGATCCTCGGGCTCTTACAGTCGTACGCCGGGCTGTTCGGCCTGCACCGGGTGGCTCCGCTGGTGCAGTACTTTGtgtgcgcgtcggcgtcactTAGCCTCGCCATTGAAGAGGCCGGATAG
- the RPO21_1 gene encoding DNA-directed RNA polymerase (EggNog:ENOG503NWQ7~COG:K), producing the protein MGCAVVIGANFGSSAAPSWVRYSSLSKWDARLALSSDFFNIKATDSSNLRPSEAIPTAQRILGIMNMVRGQGRVSRETDTNLTILIKDIVHSRPAFKEAVGSLPMSRTGTTSLLVCFDSQKS; encoded by the coding sequence aTGGGATGCGCTGTTGTGATCGGAGCGAACTTCGGGTCATCAGCCGCACCAAGTTGGGTGAGATACAGCTCGCTCTCAAAATGGGACGCACGATTGGCATTGTCAAGCGACTTCTTCAACATCAAGGCTACTGACAGCAGCAACCTTCGGCCTTCTGAGGCCATCCCTACTGCGCAGAGGATCTTGGGTATCATGAACATGGTCCGTGGCCAAGGTCGAGTCTCCCGTGAGACGGACACAAACCTCACGATCCTTATCAAGGACATCGTTCATTCTCGTCCAGCTTTTAAGGAGGCTGTCGGGTCTCTGCCAATGTCTCGTACCGGAACCACGTCACTTTTGGTGTGCTTCGACTCTCAGAAATCCTGA
- a CDS encoding uncharacterized protein (EggNog:ENOG503Q41V~CAZy:AA7~SECRETED:SignalP(1-21~SECRETED:cutsite=ADA-SS~SECRETED:prob=0.4927)~COG:C) has product MKFSSLVQAAALLAAQALADASSTSLSCRCLPGDACWPSDRTWAKLNATVGGRLVATVPIGSPCHDPTYDAAACAALQASWKNPLTHVSSSSSVMGAYFANQSCDPFTNRSKPCLLGNYVSYAVKVKNTADVAVALRFAKEHNLRIVVRNTGHDFFGRSTGAGALAIWTQGLKTVSFVDWTDDHYTGPAAIVGAGVLGYEIVEAAHKQGLTVVGGECATVGLAGGFIQGGGHSALSTTFGLATDHTLAFQVVTTSGLTVTASPTQNADLYWALSGGGGGNYGVVVGVTIRAHKAATVGGAAFQLLAPTTTPEKFQAAVAKFYELLPKMIDNGAMVSFHTNQQMLKVKPVTIWNSTAAYVRDVVLQPFTTALTEIGISLPVTYSELSYRDHYDRYMGPLPQGSFEVESHQFGGRLIPRKVLEDRTSRNSFVRAVNNLTANGILTIGSAAAYSNKPAGSPNNSVNPVWRSTLIQLQLMTNWNTTAPWSEMEAVQRRMTEEFMPQIESVTPDSGSYLNEADFRQPNWQQTFYGSSYEKLLAIKRKWDPESVLYALKGVGSEAWNVGNDGRMCRA; this is encoded by the exons ATGAAGTTCTCCTCACTGGTGCAGGCTGCGGCCTTGCTCGCGGCCCAAGCTCTCGCCGATGCCTCGAGCACCTCCCTGTCATGTCGGTGCTTGCCGGGAGACGCCTGTTGGCCCTCGGATCGCACCTGGGCAAAGCTTAATGCAACCGTCGGGGGAAGGCTCGTCGCCACGGTGCCTATCGGGTCGCCGTGCCATGACCCTACCTACGATGCTGCCGCGTGCGCGGCGTTGCAGGCAAGCTGGAAGAACCCACTCACCCA TgtttcgtcatcgtcgtcggtgatggGGGCATACTTTGCAAACCAGAGTTGCGATCCGTTTACCAATAGATCGAAACCTTGTCTGCTTGGAAACTACGTCAGCTACGCGGTCAAGGTCAAGAACACCGCAGACGTCGCGGTCGCCCTGCGCTTTGCTAAGGAACATAATCTCCGTATCGTCGTCCGCAACACGGGTCATGA TTTCTTCGGCCGCTCCACCGGCGCCGGTGCCCTCGCCATCTGGACCCAGGGCCTCAAGACCGTGTCCTTTGTCGACTGGACGGATGACCACTACACGGGGCCGGCAGCCATTGTGGGCGCGGGTGTCCTCGGCTATGAgatcgtcgaggccgcgcaTAAGCAGGGCCTCACGGTCGTGGGTGGAGAGTGCGCGACCGTCGGtctcgccggcggcttcaTCCAGGGGGGCGGCCACTCTGCGCTCAGCACCACCTTCGGTCTCGCTACCGACCACACGTTGGCTTTCCAGGTTGTCACGACGAGCGGTCTCACCGTCacagcgtcgccgacccAGAACGCAGACCTCTACTGGGCCCTaagtggcggcggcggcggcaactaCGGCGTCGTTGTTGGAGTCACCATTCGCGCGCATAAGGCGGCAACGGTCGGCGGTGCAGCCTTCCAGCTACTTGCGCCTACTACTACACCCGAGAAGTTCCAGGCTGCGGTAGCTAAATTCTATGAGCTACTGCCTAAGATGATCGATAATGGCGCCATGGTCTCCTTTCACACGAACCAGCAGATGCTAAAGGTCAAGCCCGTGACTATCTGGAACTCGACCGCCGCTTACGTCCGCGACGTCGTTCTGCAGCCCTTCACTACGGCTCTCACCGAGATTGGGATCTCTTTGCCAGTTACCTATAGCGAACTCTCTTATCGCGACCATTACGATCGCTATAtgggccccctcccccagggAAGCTTCGAGGTAGAGAGTCACCAGTTCGGCGGACGCCTAATCCCCCGTAAGGTTCTAGAGGACAGGACGAGCCGCAACTCCTTCGTCCGTGCCGTAAACAACCTTACGGCCAACGGTATCCTCACTATCGGCAGCGCCGCTGCCTACTCTAATAAGCCCGCCGGTAGCCCTAACAATTCCGTCAACCCTGTTTGGCGCTCTACGTTGATTCAGCTGCAGCTCATGACGAACTGGAACacaacggcgccgtggtcagAGATGGAGGCCGTGCAGCGTCGCATGACGGAGGAGTTTATGCCTCAGATTGAGAGCGTAACGCCCGATAGCGGGTCGTACTTAAACGAGGCTGACTTTAGGCAGCCGAACTGGCAGCAGACCTTCTACGGGTCTAGCTACGAGAAGTTGCTTGCCATCAAGCGCAAGTGGGATCCCGAAAGCGTGCTTTACGCGCTTAAGGGCGTGGGGAGCGAGGCTTGGAACGTCGGAAACGATGGCCGGATGTGCCGGGCATGA
- a CDS encoding uncharacterized protein (SECRETED:SignalP(1-16~SECRETED:cutsite=ARA-GL~SECRETED:prob=0.7315)~EggNog:ENOG503P1FB~COG:G), producing MFPELLIVLFAALARAGLKDLACCDPLRKDMHCPPDLAFAGNASFDFIKTGPGDEFGDFWAVDNATLHHHGLDHDTNEHGLAVDVGKPGDAPTLVSQRYLFFGKVSVTLKAAKGVGVITTFALKSDSGDEIDWELLGAYDNQAATNYFHDGKAVYNTYNDTYTLDTSSFDAFHTYTIEWTDQVLVFSIDGTPRRTWRAGEGMSPGIWPQTPVQVRLGVWAVDTGSERGEVSWAGRRAGLDRRGPLHGRVPVRGRRGLYKLVRRAA from the exons ATGTTTCCCGAGTTGCTTATCGTTCTGTTcgcggccctggccaggGCCGGCCTCAAGGACTTGGCCTGTTGCGATCCCCTCCGCAAGGACATGC ACTGTCCGCCGGATCTGGCCTTTGCGGGCAACGCCTCCTTCGACTTTATCAAAACGGGCCCCGGCGACGAGTTTGGCGACTTTTGGGCCGTAGACAACGCCACtctgcaccaccacggcctcGACCATGACACGAACGAGCACGGCCTGGCCGTGGATGTTGGAAAGCCCGGAGACGCACCCACGCTCGTGAGCCAGAGGTACCTCTTCTTCGGAAAAGTCAGCGTCACGCTCAAAGCAGccaagggcgtcggcgtcatcaccaCTTTTGCCTTGAAGTCGgactcgggcgacgagatcGATTGG GAACTCCTCGGTGCTTACGACAACCAGGCGGCGACCAACTACTTTCACGACGGCAAAGCCGTCTACAACACGTACAACGACACGTACACGCTCGACACGTCGTCGTTTGACGCGTTCCACACATACACGATCGAGTGGACGGACCAGGTGCTCGTCTTCTCCATCGAcggcacgccgcggcggacctggcgcgccggcgagggcatgtCGCCCGGCATCTGGCCGCAGACGCCCGTGCAGGTCAGGCTCGGCGTGTGGGCGGTGGACACGGGCTCGGAGCGCGGGGAGGTGTCGTGGGCGGGGCGGCGTGCCGGACTGGACCGGCGAGGGCCCCTTCACGGCCGTGTTCCAGtccgtggccgtcgaggactATACAAGCTGGTGCGACGAGCGGCATGA